A region of Arabidopsis thaliana chromosome 5, partial sequence DNA encodes the following proteins:
- a CDS encoding Plant self-incompatibility protein S1 family (Plant self-incompatibility protein S1 family; FUNCTIONS IN: molecular_function unknown; INVOLVED IN: biological_process unknown; LOCATED IN: endomembrane system; CONTAINS InterPro DOMAIN/s: Plant self-incompatibility S1 (InterPro:IPR010264); BEST Arabidopsis thaliana protein match is: Plant self-incompatibility protein S1 family (TAIR:AT5G06030.1); Has 1807 Blast hits to 1807 proteins in 277 species: Archae - 0; Bacteria - 0; Metazoa - 736; Fungi - 347; Plants - 385; Viruses - 0; Other Eukaryotes - 339 (source: NCBI BLink).) gives MINSSSKKNLISTFSSMFTICIVMIFVTCYETFQQDGEPFPIRGPLTRITVKNNNDYLLGIHCKSKDDDLGFHIHKEGELYGWKFHVNFQNSTLYFCGFSQGQDNKGVFDIDRAERDFYRCRNCTWNAKKDSLYGYSNLPQTVTWFFKWLK, from the coding sequence ATGATAAACAGCTCatctaaaaaaaatctcatatcCACCTTCTCCTCAATGTTTACAATCTGTATAGTGATGATATTTGTGACATGCTATGAAACGTTTCAACAAGATGGAGAACCATTTCCAATTAGAGGTCCTCTTACGAGGATCACGGTTAAAAACAATAACGATTATTTGCTTGGAATCCACTGTAAATCTAAAGATGATGATCTCGGTTTCCATATTCACAAAGAGGGTGAATTATATGGTTGGAAATTTCATGTAAATTTTCAGAATTCAACACTATATTTCTGTGGATTTAGCCAAGGACAAGATAATAAAGGCGTGTTCGACATAGACAGGGCGGAAAGAGATTTTTATAGATGTAGAAATTGTACATGGAATGCAAAAAAAGATAGTCTATATGGTTATAGCAACTTGCCTCAAACAGTTACATGGTTTTTTAAGTGGTTAAAATAG